From a single Salinirussus salinus genomic region:
- a CDS encoding GNAT family N-acetyltransferase, with the protein MTAVREATVADLPDVLNVVDGAALRVDVDSLRERIASGDVLVAVEEGRVLGTLVLDGDRIAAVAVRRGRRDQGIGTALVEAAADRRDRLVAEFDARVRPFWESLGFDIEPADEPDRYRGVLRAGTG; encoded by the coding sequence GTGACGGCCGTCCGCGAGGCGACCGTCGCGGACCTCCCGGACGTGCTCAACGTCGTCGACGGCGCCGCTCTCCGGGTCGACGTCGACAGCCTGCGCGAGCGCATCGCCAGCGGGGACGTGCTCGTGGCCGTCGAGGAGGGCCGGGTGCTGGGGACGCTCGTCCTCGACGGCGACCGTATCGCCGCGGTCGCGGTGCGGCGGGGCCGCCGCGACCAGGGGATCGGGACCGCGCTGGTCGAGGCCGCCGCCGACCGCCGCGACCGGCTGGTCGCGGAGTTCGACGCCCGCGTCCGGCCGTTCTGGGAATCGCTGGGGTTCGACATCGAGCCCGCCGACGAGCCCGACCGGTACCGCGGGGTCCTGCGCGCCGGGACCGGGTAG
- a CDS encoding small archaeal modifier protein 2, whose translation MPTVAVDFAGEGVREVEGETYADLLAPFEVSRQEVAVLVDGNPVPTDVAVPEDVDTVQVVRLVEGG comes from the coding sequence ATGCCAACCGTCGCCGTCGACTTTGCGGGCGAGGGGGTCCGGGAGGTCGAGGGGGAGACCTACGCCGACCTGCTCGCCCCCTTCGAAGTGAGCCGCCAGGAGGTGGCCGTGCTGGTCGACGGCAACCCCGTCCCGACCGACGTCGCCGTCCCCGAGGACGTCGACACCGTGCAGGTCGTCCGTCTCGTCGAGGGCGGGTAG
- a CDS encoding replication factor C small subunit has product MSEAEADADSGGREEIWLEKYRPQRLAEIVGQETITERLQSYVNKNELSHMLFSGPAGVGKTTAAMAIAKELYGEDWSDHFLELNASDERGIDVVRDRIKSFARTSFGGADYRIIFLDEADALTSDAQAALRRTMEQFSNNVRFILSCNYSSQIIDPIQSRCAVFRFSPLPDEAVAAQVRKVADTEGIEVTDDGVDALVYAADGDMRKAINGLQAAAVTGELVDEEAVFAVTSTARPEEIREMVTLALDGEFTAARARLDELLTEEGIAGGDIIDQLHRSVWEYDLGDEAAVRVLERIGEADYRITEGANERIQLEALLASLALEE; this is encoded by the coding sequence ATGAGCGAGGCCGAGGCCGACGCCGACAGCGGGGGGCGCGAGGAGATCTGGCTGGAGAAGTACCGCCCACAGCGGCTCGCCGAGATCGTGGGCCAGGAAACGATCACCGAACGGCTCCAGAGCTATGTTAATAAAAATGAATTATCACATATGTTATTTTCTGGCCCGGCGGGCGTCGGCAAGACAACCGCCGCGATGGCGATCGCCAAGGAACTCTACGGCGAGGACTGGTCGGACCATTTCCTCGAGCTCAACGCCTCCGACGAGCGCGGCATCGACGTGGTCCGCGACCGGATCAAATCTTTCGCCCGTACCTCCTTCGGCGGCGCGGACTACCGGATCATCTTCCTCGACGAGGCCGACGCCCTCACCTCCGACGCCCAGGCAGCACTCCGCCGGACGATGGAGCAGTTCTCGAACAACGTCCGCTTCATTCTCTCGTGTAACTACTCCTCGCAGATCATCGACCCGATCCAGTCGCGGTGTGCGGTGTTCCGGTTCTCGCCGCTGCCCGACGAGGCCGTCGCGGCGCAGGTCCGGAAGGTGGCCGACACCGAGGGCATCGAGGTGACCGACGACGGCGTCGACGCCCTCGTGTACGCCGCCGACGGCGACATGCGCAAGGCCATCAACGGGCTCCAGGCCGCCGCGGTGACGGGCGAACTGGTCGACGAGGAGGCCGTGTTCGCGGTCACCAGCACCGCCCGGCCAGAGGAGATCCGCGAGATGGTCACGCTCGCACTCGATGGGGAGTTCACGGCCGCGCGGGCGCGGCTGGACGAGTTGCTCACCGAGGAGGGGATCGCCGGCGGGGACATCATCGACCAGCTCCACCGCTCGGTCTGGGAGTACGACCTGGGCGACGAGGCCGCGGTGCGGGTGCTCGAACGCATCGGCGAGGCCGACTACCGGATCACCGAGGGAGCGAACGAGCGCATCCAGCTCGAGGCGCTTCTGGCGTCGCTGGCGCTCGAGGAGTAG
- the alaS gene encoding alanine--tRNA ligase, whose product MSDLEEEYRLDYFAEHGFQRRECVSCGDHFWTRDGGRETCGEPPCEQYSFIDEPGFAEELTLEEMREAFLSFFEERGHGRIDPYPVAANRWRDDVLLTQASIYDFQPHVTSGRSPPPANPLAVSQPCIRMQDIDNVGKTGRHTMAFEMMGHHAFNAEEGAGYAYEGEIYWKEECVEYCVGLLEELGADIEEVTFIEDPWVGGGNAGPAFEVIYRGLELATLVFMQFEQDPDGDYEMKDGNTYSRMDRRVIDTGYGLERWTWMSQGTPTVYEAVYPEMLDFLRENAGLDYSADEEALVNDAARLSGQLDIDDVDDVEAARGEIADELGVDVGELRGLVEPLEQVYAIADHSRTLAYMLGDGIVPSNVGTGYLARMVLRRTKRLADTVGVDAPLDELVDMQAERLGYENRDTVRDVVRTELEKYRETLERGTRRVESLAEEYARQGGTIPTEELVELYDSHGIQPEMVAEIAADHGVDVDVPDDFYSQVAGRHGGGEAEADAGAGEAVDVSDLPETDQLYYEDQERTSFEAVVLDVFEREVESGEDEDDSEVDVGETVYDVVLDQTMFYPEGGGQPADHGTLATQDGDVTVDVTDVQVEEGVILHRCDGDPGKGEFVRGQVDGDRRRRLMQHHTATHIVGHAARQVLGEHIRQAGAQKHTDSARLDVEHYRSVSREEVEAIERVANEVVRENTAVTQEWLERNEAEERYGFDIYQGGIPAGEEVRLISVDADTQACGGTHVSRTGDIGAIKLLGTERVQDGVVRLTYAAGEAAIEATQETENALYEAAEVLDVSPAEVPGTARRFFEEWKERGKRIEQLKEDLADARASGGDAGEEVDLGGTTAVVQRLDGDMDELRATANALVEEGTVAVLGSAVDGAQFVVAVPDGVGVDAGEVVGELAARVGGGGGGPPDFAQGGGPDADALEEALGEAPDILKRKLNA is encoded by the coding sequence ATGAGCGACCTCGAGGAGGAGTACCGACTGGACTACTTCGCGGAGCACGGCTTCCAGCGCCGGGAGTGTGTGTCGTGTGGGGACCACTTCTGGACCCGCGACGGGGGCCGCGAGACCTGCGGGGAGCCCCCCTGCGAGCAGTACAGCTTCATCGACGAGCCGGGCTTCGCGGAGGAGCTCACCCTGGAGGAGATGCGGGAGGCCTTTCTGTCCTTTTTCGAGGAGCGCGGCCACGGGCGGATCGACCCCTACCCCGTCGCCGCCAACCGCTGGCGCGACGACGTCCTGCTGACTCAGGCGTCGATCTACGACTTCCAGCCCCACGTCACCTCCGGGCGGTCGCCCCCGCCGGCGAACCCGCTGGCGGTCTCGCAACCGTGTATCCGGATGCAGGACATCGACAACGTCGGCAAGACCGGCCGCCACACGATGGCCTTCGAGATGATGGGCCACCACGCGTTCAACGCCGAGGAGGGCGCCGGCTACGCCTACGAGGGCGAGATATACTGGAAAGAGGAGTGCGTGGAGTACTGCGTCGGCCTGCTCGAGGAGCTCGGCGCCGACATCGAGGAGGTCACGTTCATCGAGGACCCGTGGGTCGGCGGGGGCAACGCCGGGCCGGCCTTCGAGGTGATCTACAGAGGTCTGGAGCTGGCCACCCTCGTGTTCATGCAGTTCGAGCAGGACCCCGACGGCGACTACGAGATGAAAGACGGCAACACGTACAGCCGGATGGACCGCCGGGTGATCGACACCGGCTACGGGCTGGAACGGTGGACCTGGATGAGCCAGGGGACCCCCACCGTCTACGAGGCCGTCTACCCCGAGATGCTCGACTTCCTCCGGGAGAACGCCGGCCTCGACTACTCGGCCGACGAGGAGGCGCTCGTCAACGACGCCGCCCGCCTCTCCGGCCAGCTGGACATCGACGACGTCGACGACGTGGAGGCCGCACGCGGGGAGATCGCCGACGAACTCGGCGTCGACGTCGGGGAGCTGCGCGGGCTCGTCGAGCCCCTGGAGCAGGTCTACGCCATCGCCGACCACTCCCGGACGCTCGCCTACATGCTGGGTGACGGGATCGTCCCCTCGAACGTCGGGACGGGCTACCTGGCGCGGATGGTGCTCCGCCGGACCAAACGCCTCGCGGACACCGTCGGCGTGGACGCCCCGCTGGACGAGCTGGTGGACATGCAGGCCGAGCGGCTGGGCTACGAGAACCGCGACACCGTCCGGGACGTCGTCCGGACCGAACTCGAAAAGTACCGCGAGACCCTCGAGCGCGGGACCAGACGCGTCGAGAGCCTCGCCGAGGAGTACGCCCGCCAGGGCGGCACGATCCCGACCGAGGAGCTGGTGGAGCTGTACGACTCTCACGGCATCCAGCCGGAGATGGTCGCGGAGATCGCCGCCGACCACGGCGTCGACGTGGACGTGCCAGACGACTTCTACTCGCAGGTGGCCGGTCGCCACGGTGGCGGCGAGGCCGAGGCCGACGCGGGCGCGGGCGAGGCGGTCGACGTCTCCGACCTCCCGGAGACCGACCAGCTCTACTACGAGGACCAGGAACGGACCTCCTTCGAGGCGGTCGTGCTGGACGTCTTCGAGCGTGAGGTCGAGAGCGGCGAGGACGAGGACGACAGTGAGGTCGACGTGGGAGAGACGGTCTACGATGTCGTCCTGGACCAGACGATGTTCTACCCGGAGGGGGGTGGCCAGCCCGCCGACCACGGGACGCTGGCCACCCAGGACGGCGACGTGACCGTCGACGTCACCGACGTTCAGGTCGAGGAGGGGGTCATCCTCCACCGGTGTGACGGCGACCCCGGCAAGGGGGAGTTCGTCCGCGGGCAGGTCGACGGCGACCGGCGCCGCCGGCTGATGCAACACCACACCGCGACCCACATCGTCGGCCACGCCGCCCGGCAGGTGCTCGGCGAGCACATCCGCCAGGCCGGCGCGCAGAAACACACCGACAGCGCCCGGCTCGACGTCGAGCACTACCGGTCGGTCTCCCGCGAGGAGGTCGAGGCCATCGAACGCGTCGCCAACGAGGTGGTGCGGGAGAACACGGCGGTCACCCAGGAGTGGCTCGAGCGCAACGAGGCCGAGGAGCGGTACGGCTTCGACATCTACCAGGGCGGGATCCCCGCCGGCGAAGAGGTCCGGCTCATCTCCGTCGACGCCGACACCCAGGCCTGTGGCGGCACGCACGTCTCCCGGACCGGCGACATCGGCGCGATCAAGCTGCTGGGGACCGAGCGCGTTCAGGACGGCGTGGTCCGGCTGACCTACGCGGCCGGCGAGGCCGCGATCGAGGCCACCCAGGAGACCGAGAACGCCCTCTACGAGGCTGCGGAGGTGCTCGACGTCAGCCCGGCGGAGGTGCCCGGGACCGCCCGCCGCTTCTTCGAGGAGTGGAAAGAGCGGGGCAAGCGCATCGAACAGCTCAAGGAGGACCTGGCGGACGCCCGCGCGAGCGGCGGGGACGCCGGCGAGGAGGTGGACCTCGGAGGCACCACTGCCGTCGTCCAGCGCCTGGACGGCGACATGGACGAACTCCGCGCGACCGCCAACGCCCTGGTCGAAGAGGGAACAGTCGCGGTGCTGGGTTCTGCGGTTGATGGCGCGCAGTTCGTCGTCGCGGTCCCGGACGGCGTCGGCGTCGACGCCGGCGAGGTCGTTGGCGAACTCGCTGCCCGGGTCGGCGGCGGCGGCGGCGGCCCGCCCGACTTCGCGCAGGGCGGCGGTCCCGACGCCGACGCGCTCGAGGAGGCGCTCGGGGAGGCGCCCGACATCCTCAAGCGGAAGCTGAACGCCTGA
- a CDS encoding alpha/beta fold hydrolase, whose translation MPRTVRDGVELYYEVRGAGHGDREPVAFVGDAGYGAWQWSFQSRVTGPHETVVYDHRGTGRSDAPAGPYDVATLAADLEAVLADAGLAGVHLVGAGLGGAVALAHAHEYDRSRRLALFGTAPTGEAVDEAALRALYAPPGDGDACRSSLEGALSPAFRESNPEVLDRMCEWRAADDADSGGFEAQAAAWLDFAGVSLYEVTAPTLVFRGVDDPVVPEAAARELAADLPRGECLAVEGRHLAHVESARAVTDRLLDFFEG comes from the coding sequence ATGCCGCGCACAGTCCGCGACGGCGTCGAACTCTACTACGAGGTGCGGGGAGCGGGCCACGGCGACCGCGAGCCCGTCGCCTTCGTCGGCGACGCCGGCTACGGCGCCTGGCAGTGGAGCTTTCAATCGCGCGTTACGGGCCCTCACGAGACCGTCGTCTACGACCACCGCGGCACCGGCCGGTCGGACGCGCCGGCGGGGCCCTACGACGTGGCGACGCTTGCTGCGGACCTGGAGGCGGTGCTCGCCGACGCGGGCCTCGCGGGTGTCCACCTCGTCGGCGCCGGGCTGGGCGGGGCGGTCGCGCTCGCCCACGCCCACGAGTACGACCGCAGCCGCCGCCTCGCGCTGTTCGGGACCGCTCCGACCGGCGAGGCCGTCGACGAGGCGGCGCTGCGGGCTCTGTACGCCCCGCCCGGCGACGGGGACGCCTGCCGCTCATCCCTGGAGGGTGCGCTCTCGCCGGCCTTCCGGGAATCGAACCCCGAGGTCCTCGACCGCATGTGTGAGTGGCGTGCCGCGGACGACGCCGATAGCGGGGGGTTCGAGGCGCAGGCCGCGGCCTGGCTGGACTTTGCCGGAGTGTCGCTGTACGAGGTGACCGCGCCGACGCTCGTTTTCCGGGGGGTCGACGACCCGGTCGTCCCCGAGGCCGCCGCCCGGGAACTCGCCGCGGATCTGCCCCGCGGGGAGTGTCTCGCCGTCGAGGGTCGCCACCTCGCCCACGTCGAGTCCGCGCGGGCGGTGACGGACCGACTGCTCGACTTTTTCGAGGGCTGA
- a CDS encoding phosphoribosylaminoimidazolesuccinocarboxamide synthase, with protein sequence MTSVKDFRVEEPATPEALGRGSFRFTDDYSVFDWGKMPDEIPDKGASLCTMGAFNFELLEAAGIPTHYRGVVIDGEPLDVDTALDHGVAPREMAIDLAQVPDLPFDEREGYDYDAYHEAAGSNYVVPLEVVFRNRVGAGSSLRSRTEPGEHGLDHGAWPEGAVDLPEAVVEFSTKYEEQDRYLDPAEADRIAGAAELAELEALAREVNRVVTERAAETGFVHQDGKIECVYHDGDLLVADVVGTFDENRFSYDGQQVSKEVLRQYHKRTQPGWVEAVGAAKAEADRRGVADWKGLCDRAPDPLENHVLGVARDLYCAGTNAYVGREVFDAPTIDEAVASVRDL encoded by the coding sequence ATGACCAGCGTCAAGGACTTTCGCGTCGAGGAGCCCGCCACCCCGGAGGCCCTCGGCCGCGGGAGCTTCCGGTTCACCGACGACTACAGCGTCTTCGACTGGGGGAAGATGCCCGACGAGATCCCCGACAAGGGCGCCTCGCTGTGCACGATGGGGGCGTTCAACTTCGAGTTGCTGGAGGCGGCGGGCATCCCGACCCACTACCGGGGAGTCGTCATAGATGGCGAGCCGCTAGATGTCGACACGGCCCTGGACCACGGGGTCGCACCACGCGAGATGGCCATCGACCTGGCGCAGGTCCCTGACCTTCCCTTCGACGAGCGCGAGGGGTACGACTACGACGCCTACCACGAGGCTGCGGGGTCGAACTACGTCGTCCCCCTGGAGGTTGTCTTCCGGAACCGCGTGGGGGCCGGGTCGTCGTTGCGCTCGCGGACGGAACCGGGCGAGCACGGTCTCGACCACGGGGCGTGGCCCGAGGGGGCAGTGGACCTGCCGGAGGCGGTCGTGGAGTTCTCCACGAAGTACGAGGAGCAGGACCGGTATCTCGACCCCGCCGAGGCCGACCGGATCGCGGGCGCCGCAGAGCTCGCGGAACTCGAGGCGCTGGCCCGCGAGGTCAACCGCGTCGTGACCGAGCGCGCCGCGGAGACCGGGTTCGTCCACCAGGACGGGAAGATCGAGTGTGTCTACCACGACGGCGACCTGCTGGTCGCTGACGTCGTCGGCACCTTCGACGAGAACCGCTTTTCCTACGACGGCCAGCAGGTCTCCAAGGAGGTGCTCCGGCAGTACCACAAGCGGACCCAGCCGGGGTGGGTCGAGGCCGTGGGCGCGGCCAAAGCGGAGGCCGACCGGCGCGGCGTCGCCGACTGGAAGGGGCTGTGTGACCGCGCGCCCGACCCGCTGGAGAACCACGTCCTCGGCGTCGCCCGCGACCTCTACTGCGCAGGCACGAACGCCTACGTCGGCCGGGAGGTCTTCGACGCGCCGACCATCGACGAGGCCGTCGCGTCCGTGCGGGACCTCTGA
- a CDS encoding DUF7344 domain-containing protein: MSATGVGRKSEGEGPAIPDEQRSWRDEAFDLLSNHRRRFALRHLQRNGERAELGELAERVAAWENGTSVREVSADERKRVYTSLQQVHLPRMDETGIVEFDDRAGVVTLGPAAEDLDLYLEVVEGRDVPWSQYYLLLGTANAGVLGAGYAGLPFFGSVPDIALGVFVLTTFLVSALVHAYYGRTEMRLGTSSSPPEVER; this comes from the coding sequence ATGAGCGCGACGGGGGTGGGTCGGAAATCGGAGGGCGAGGGCCCGGCGATTCCCGACGAGCAGCGCAGCTGGCGCGACGAGGCCTTCGACCTGTTGAGCAATCACCGCCGTCGGTTCGCACTCCGGCACCTCCAGCGAAACGGCGAGCGGGCGGAACTGGGCGAGCTGGCCGAGCGGGTGGCGGCCTGGGAGAACGGGACGAGCGTGCGGGAGGTCTCGGCCGACGAGCGAAAGCGCGTGTACACCTCCCTCCAGCAGGTGCACCTCCCGCGGATGGACGAGACCGGCATCGTCGAGTTCGACGACCGGGCCGGCGTCGTCACGCTCGGGCCGGCCGCCGAGGACCTGGACCTCTACCTGGAGGTCGTCGAGGGCCGGGACGTCCCCTGGAGCCAGTACTACCTCCTCCTGGGCACGGCCAACGCGGGCGTGCTCGGCGCAGGCTACGCCGGGCTCCCCTTCTTCGGGAGCGTCCCCGACATCGCTCTCGGCGTGTTCGTCCTGACGACGTTTCTCGTCTCCGCGCTCGTCCACGCCTACTACGGCCGGACGGAGATGCGCCTCGGCACCAGTAGCAGCCCTCCGGAGGTGGAGCGATGA
- a CDS encoding S26 family signal peptidase, producing MGVRSIGARVGGVAVVAVAATVAVGALFGQPLLLGFVETGSMQPGLAPGDGFVALPPALVGGVGVGDVVTFRAEQLNGGGLVTHRVVGVTDEGFITRGDANPVRDQAGDEPPVKRAQVVAVALQVDGDVVALPHLGTAVSAATGAVRGVQGTLARVTGFSSFLGVRGLAYLLFVLSLVWYAVGAWRGGQAGRERRETARETGHSARLAVAGLAALVVLVATASMALPAGTQEYEVVSAEFDSEGARVIPMGESETTTHPVGNGGVLPTVVYLEPASEGVTVQPRETYLEGGDRENATVTLQAPPETGLYRRFVAEHRYLALLPRSVIHDLHGLHPWAPVLAIDALLGVPFYVLGVSLVGRGRVRTTTRDGPSALRRALTRLKP from the coding sequence ATGGGGGTGCGCAGCATCGGTGCGCGGGTAGGGGGAGTCGCCGTCGTCGCCGTCGCCGCGACGGTCGCCGTCGGCGCGCTGTTCGGCCAGCCGCTGCTACTGGGATTCGTCGAGACGGGCAGCATGCAGCCCGGCCTGGCTCCCGGCGACGGCTTCGTGGCGCTCCCGCCGGCGCTCGTCGGGGGGGTCGGGGTCGGCGACGTCGTGACCTTCCGGGCCGAACAGCTCAACGGCGGTGGACTGGTCACCCACCGGGTCGTCGGCGTCACGGACGAGGGGTTCATCACCAGGGGCGACGCCAACCCCGTTCGCGACCAGGCCGGCGACGAGCCGCCGGTCAAGCGCGCACAGGTCGTCGCCGTCGCCCTCCAGGTCGACGGCGATGTCGTCGCTCTCCCCCACCTCGGAACCGCCGTCTCCGCAGCCACTGGCGCAGTTCGTGGGGTACAGGGCACGCTGGCCCGAGTCACGGGGTTCTCCTCGTTTCTCGGCGTCCGGGGGCTTGCCTACCTTCTCTTCGTCCTCTCGCTCGTCTGGTACGCGGTCGGGGCGTGGCGCGGCGGCCAGGCCGGCCGGGAGCGCCGCGAGACGGCCCGGGAAACGGGCCACAGCGCCCGGCTCGCCGTCGCGGGTCTCGCCGCGCTGGTCGTGCTCGTCGCGACCGCCAGCATGGCGCTTCCGGCGGGCACCCAGGAGTACGAGGTCGTCAGTGCCGAGTTCGACTCGGAGGGTGCCCGCGTGATCCCGATGGGGGAGTCGGAGACGACGACACATCCCGTTGGCAACGGGGGCGTCCTCCCGACAGTAGTCTATCTCGAACCGGCCAGCGAGGGGGTGACGGTGCAGCCACGCGAGACGTACCTCGAGGGCGGCGACCGCGAGAACGCGACGGTGACCCTCCAGGCCCCGCCGGAGACGGGGCTCTACCGGCGCTTCGTCGCCGAGCACCGGTATCTCGCCCTGTTGCCGCGCTCGGTCATCCACGACCTCCACGGCCTGCACCCCTGGGCGCCGGTCCTCGCCATCGACGCCCTGCTCGGTGTGCCGTTCTACGTTCTGGGGGTCTCGCTGGTCGGGCGCGGCCGCGTTCGCACCACCACCCGGGACGGTCCCTCGGCCCTCCGGCGCGCGCTCACCCGACTCAAACCATGA
- a CDS encoding DUF5305 family protein has product MTSKLRLRAVLDRNRGFAVAALLACLLLGGWLTYGAYAAPGTHLEERPESEWTLSGSLSHGATVTGAANGTAFDPGERVSNRSVYFERVMPVLRGNLSLAATGADTPVEVRVNRSVTVRSVDAGGPAERSTVYWENRTALGATRVTLAPGERLRLPFRTNVTRALQRARNVSERLDSPGQPRVLVITTAVATRQAGDARPRQLRLTLSIDDDGGVYRVRTEPVSQTFTETETVPVPNDPGPLREAGGPLLLVGGGAGLAGIGALAVLGRLGLTGRERAWLDYRTHRADYDEWVTTVRLPPEAERLPAGEAPTLADLVDLAIDTDSAVLEAPDGDAYHVIDDGYRYTFEPPADPTDPATDDGSQDADPLDADATPPDTDANGAPTDGDGADLPTRIGALLGAEDGGRPEESTTVDDGDRES; this is encoded by the coding sequence ATGACATCGAAACTCAGACTCAGGGCAGTGCTGGACCGCAACCGCGGGTTCGCCGTCGCCGCCTTGCTCGCGTGTCTCCTGCTCGGGGGGTGGCTGACCTACGGCGCCTACGCCGCGCCGGGCACCCACCTCGAGGAGCGACCCGAGTCCGAGTGGACGCTCTCGGGCTCGCTGTCTCACGGCGCCACCGTGACCGGCGCGGCCAACGGCACCGCGTTCGACCCCGGCGAGCGGGTCTCGAACCGCTCGGTCTACTTCGAGCGGGTGATGCCGGTCCTCCGGGGGAACCTCTCGCTGGCCGCGACCGGCGCCGACACACCGGTCGAGGTCCGCGTCAACCGCTCGGTGACGGTCAGGAGCGTCGATGCGGGCGGACCCGCCGAGCGGTCGACGGTCTACTGGGAGAACCGGACCGCGCTCGGAGCCACCAGGGTCACCCTCGCGCCCGGCGAGCGCCTCCGGCTCCCGTTCCGGACAAACGTGACGCGTGCGCTCCAGCGGGCGCGCAACGTCAGCGAGCGGCTCGACTCCCCCGGGCAGCCCCGCGTGCTGGTCATCACGACGGCCGTCGCGACCAGGCAGGCGGGGGACGCTCGCCCCCGGCAGCTCCGGCTGACGCTCTCCATCGACGATGACGGCGGCGTCTACCGCGTCCGGACCGAGCCGGTCTCGCAGACGTTCACCGAGACGGAAACGGTGCCCGTCCCCAACGACCCCGGCCCGCTCCGGGAGGCCGGCGGGCCGCTGTTGCTGGTCGGCGGCGGCGCCGGGCTGGCGGGGATCGGGGCGCTGGCCGTCCTGGGTCGGCTCGGACTGACCGGCCGGGAGCGGGCGTGGCTGGACTACCGCACCCACCGCGCCGACTACGACGAGTGGGTCACGACCGTCCGGCTCCCGCCGGAGGCCGAGCGGCTCCCGGCCGGCGAGGCGCCGACGCTCGCCGACCTGGTCGACCTCGCGATCGACACGGACAGCGCCGTCCTCGAAGCGCCCGACGGCGACGCGTACCACGTCATCGACGACGGCTACCGGTACACGTTCGAGCCGCCGGCGGACCCGACGGACCCGGCGACCGACGACGGGAGTCAGGACGCGGACCCGCTCGACGCGGACGCGACCCCGCCTGATACGGACGCGAACGGAGCTCCGACCGACGGCGACGGCGCCGACCTTCCCACCCGGATCGGCGCGCTGCTGGGGGCGGAGGACGGGGGCCGGCCGGAGGAGAGCACGACGGTCGACGACGGCGACCGGGAGTCCTGA
- a CDS encoding formyltetrahydrofolate deformylase has protein sequence MAAVTSEFTEITVVGEDDTGLIAEVTTLLFERSINIEDLDQAVREGVFRMTMHVDTGEMVCTQEKLREDLAELGDELGVDVQVRFPADRETSRLAVLVTKESHCLEAIFEAWASGDLDAEVSVVIGNHPDLQPLAEKYDVPFHDIGDEKGTPDEAELLDLLAEYEVDLVVLARYMRILSPDVVFRYENRIINVHPSLLPSFPGAEAYLQALEEGVRIAGVTAHYVTTDLDQGPIITQRAFNVPQDPEVDAEDLRRIGQPLEADALLEAIDLHLDDEVTVHRGRTRLRDPEDSDAQLGAPEELDKLVPDRPVDGLGEVVAEQESPEADD, from the coding sequence GTGGCGGCCGTGACGAGCGAGTTCACCGAGATCACCGTCGTCGGCGAGGACGACACGGGACTCATCGCCGAGGTGACGACGCTGCTGTTCGAGCGGTCGATCAACATCGAGGACCTGGACCAGGCCGTCCGGGAGGGCGTCTTCCGGATGACGATGCACGTCGACACCGGCGAGATGGTCTGCACCCAGGAGAAACTCCGGGAGGACCTCGCCGAACTCGGCGACGAGCTGGGCGTCGACGTGCAGGTCCGCTTCCCCGCGGACCGGGAGACCAGCCGCCTCGCGGTGCTCGTCACCAAGGAGTCACACTGCCTGGAGGCCATCTTCGAGGCCTGGGCCTCCGGAGACCTGGACGCCGAGGTCAGCGTCGTCATCGGCAACCACCCCGACCTCCAGCCGCTCGCCGAGAAGTACGACGTCCCCTTCCACGACATCGGCGACGAGAAGGGGACCCCCGACGAGGCGGAGTTGCTCGACCTGCTCGCCGAGTACGAGGTCGACCTCGTGGTGCTGGCGCGGTACATGCGCATCCTCAGCCCGGACGTGGTCTTCCGCTACGAGAACCGGATCATCAACGTCCACCCCTCGCTTTTGCCCTCGTTCCCGGGCGCCGAGGCGTACCTCCAGGCCCTGGAGGAAGGGGTCCGGATCGCCGGCGTTACCGCCCACTACGTGACGACGGACTTAGACCAGGGGCCGATCATCACCCAGCGCGCCTTTAATGTCCCCCAGGACCCCGAGGTCGACGCGGAGGACCTCCGGCGCATCGGCCAGCCCCTCGAAGCGGATGCCCTGCTCGAGGCCATCGACCTCCACCTCGACGACGAGGTGACGGTCCACCGCGGGCGCACGCGGCTGCGTGACCCCGAGGACAGCGACGCGCAGCTCGGCGCGCCCGAGGAACTCGACAAGCTGGTCCCCGACCGCCCCGTCGACGGCCTGGGCGAGGTCGTCGCCGAGCAGGAGAGTCCCGAAGCCGACGACTGA
- the purS gene encoding phosphoribosylformylglycinamidine synthase subunit PurS, producing the protein MTAYTATVTVRLKRGVLDPEAETTQRSLERLGFELEDLRSADQFEVDLDAADRSSAEQRVTEMTERLLANPTIHDYEVAVAERET; encoded by the coding sequence ATGACCGCCTACACCGCCACCGTCACCGTCCGGCTCAAGCGGGGGGTGCTCGACCCCGAGGCCGAGACCACCCAGCGCTCGCTGGAGCGGCTCGGCTTCGAACTCGAGGACCTGCGCTCGGCCGACCAGTTCGAGGTCGACCTCGACGCCGCGGACCGCTCCAGCGCGGAGCAGCGGGTCACCGAGATGACCGAGCGGCTGCTCGCCAACCCGACCATCCACGACTACGAGGTCGCGGTCGCCGAACGCGAGACATGA